In Staphylococcus lloydii, the following proteins share a genomic window:
- a CDS encoding GyrI-like domain-containing protein, with the protein MMHYRVEEKTSILVSGYLREYQSGKEAQENIYRFWLDFNEDNNGQYLMGLKNNQLDGLVGLCIPRQSGAMDYLIGVSVDKAISGCETIELPTTKYIVFEAVGKVPESIHHAMEEIHQQLLPKLNVTLKNEPFFELYRSGDTEADHYVTELWFAIE; encoded by the coding sequence ATGATGCACTATCGTGTAGAAGAAAAAACAAGTATTTTAGTATCTGGCTATTTACGTGAATATCAATCTGGTAAAGAAGCACAAGAGAATATTTATCGTTTTTGGTTAGATTTTAACGAAGATAATAACGGTCAATATTTAATGGGATTAAAAAATAATCAATTAGATGGGCTAGTAGGGTTGTGTATACCGCGACAATCTGGAGCCATGGATTATTTGATTGGTGTATCAGTCGATAAAGCAATCAGTGGATGCGAAACAATCGAACTCCCAACAACGAAATATATTGTATTTGAAGCGGTAGGGAAAGTACCTGAATCAATACATCATGCAATGGAAGAAATACATCAACAATTATTACCTAAATTGAACGTTACTTTAAAAAATGAACCTTTTTTTGAATTGTATCGTTCTGGAGATACAGAAGCAGATCATTATGTAACTGAATTATGGTTTGCAATTGAATAA
- a CDS encoding YceI family protein, giving the protein MTQFNFDKAHSALEFSIRHLAISNVKGRFTDFDANISGDINDLSSIKGNVVINASSVNTGLEDRDKHLQGSDFFDVENHPEITFTIKSVSDNSVTGDVTIKGETHEETFDAKLQGISKNPMNGADTAGFIVDGKINREKYGITFNQALETGGVMLGKDVKFEVSLEFALEN; this is encoded by the coding sequence ATGACACAATTTAATTTTGATAAAGCACATTCAGCATTAGAGTTTTCTATTCGACACTTGGCAATTTCTAACGTAAAAGGACGTTTTACTGATTTTGACGCTAATATCTCAGGAGATATTAATGATTTAAGTTCAATTAAAGGTAACGTAGTTATAAATGCTAGCTCAGTAAATACTGGCCTAGAAGACCGTGACAAACATTTACAAGGTAGTGATTTCTTCGATGTAGAAAATCACCCAGAAATTACATTCACAATCAAATCAGTAAGTGATAATTCTGTTACTGGTGATGTGACTATTAAAGGTGAAACACATGAAGAAACTTTCGATGCTAAATTACAAGGTATTAGCAAAAACCCTATGAATGGTGCTGATACTGCAGGATTTATCGTTGACGGTAAAATCAATCGTGAGAAATACGGCATTACATTTAACCAAGCTTTAGAAACTGGCGGCGTGATGTTAGGTAAAGATGTTAAATTTGAAGTGAGCTTGGAGTTCGCATTAGAAAACTAA
- a CDS encoding putative metal homeostasis protein — MKQDLQTARRNLNSPNIKTRKRALKIIKQHKRNKKAV, encoded by the coding sequence ATGAAACAAGATTTACAGACAGCAAGACGTAATTTAAATAGTCCCAACATTAAAACGCGAAAAAGAGCACTAAAGATAATCAAACAACACAAACGGAATAAAAAAGCAGTTTAA
- a CDS encoding DsbA family protein, with protein sequence MKKIWTLTIISLICVVLSACSNQQNPHKDDKYTKDGKVKLIIYGDFKCPYCKKVDTKILPKINQQYIKKGKVDYRFVNMAFLGKDSIIGSRAGHAVQLYAPQQYFQFQQSMFAQQPNNEKKWITTTKVDQQIDKLSLGASTKEKIKKDYKTQDSKSWKAAKKDQQLYKKNKIKTAPTVFIGGKKVEDPYEYSNYKQLIDKKLKAKS encoded by the coding sequence ATGAAAAAAATTTGGACACTTACAATCATCAGTTTAATATGTGTTGTACTATCTGCTTGTTCCAACCAACAAAACCCGCATAAAGATGATAAATACACCAAAGACGGAAAAGTAAAATTAATTATTTATGGAGATTTCAAATGCCCATACTGTAAAAAAGTAGATACTAAAATTTTGCCAAAAATAAACCAACAATATATTAAAAAGGGTAAGGTGGACTATCGATTCGTGAATATGGCGTTCTTAGGTAAAGATTCCATCATTGGTTCACGTGCAGGTCATGCGGTTCAACTTTATGCACCACAACAATATTTCCAATTTCAACAATCGATGTTTGCACAACAGCCAAACAATGAAAAGAAATGGATTACGACAACAAAAGTGGATCAGCAAATTGATAAATTATCGCTAGGTGCTTCGACGAAAGAAAAAATTAAAAAAGATTATAAAACGCAGGATAGTAAGTCTTGGAAAGCTGCAAAAAAGGATCAACAACTATATAAGAAAAATAAAATTAAGACAGCACCTACAGTATTTATCGGTGGTAAAAAAGTAGAAGATCCGTACGAATATAGCAATTATAAACAACTGATTGATAAAAAATTAAAAGCTAAATCATAA
- a CDS encoding cystatin-like fold lipoprotein: MKKLLFSFIAVTVLLAGCSSGKYADKIDKAVKAQEKYQKKLAKGQKGDAEAHYYTYKFNNNKPKIIKDFNSKGYVQEHKADYKEENMNKN; this comes from the coding sequence ATGAAAAAGTTATTGTTTAGTTTTATAGCTGTCACAGTATTATTAGCAGGTTGTAGTAGTGGTAAGTATGCCGACAAAATAGATAAAGCGGTTAAGGCTCAAGAAAAATATCAAAAAAAATTAGCAAAAGGCCAAAAAGGTGATGCTGAAGCACACTATTACACATATAAGTTTAACAACAACAAACCTAAAATAATTAAAGATTTCAATTCTAAAGGTTATGTACAAGAACATAAAGCAGACTATAAAGAAGAAAATATGAACAAAAATTAG
- a CDS encoding 2,3-diphosphoglycerate-dependent phosphoglycerate mutase: MPKLILCRHGQSDWNAENLFTGWADVDLSDQGKKEAITSGKKLKEQQIDIDIVYTSLLRRAINTTYHLLSQSDQLFIPVHKTWRLNERHYGGLQGLNKDNARKEFGEEQVHLWRRSYDIAPPKQSEEQRQGYLDDRKYEHLDRRVMPESESLKDTLERVIPYWNDQISQQLLDGKTVLVSAHGNSLRALIKYLEDVSDEDIVGYEIKTGAPLIYDLTDDLKVTNKYYL, from the coding sequence ATGCCTAAACTTATATTATGTAGACACGGACAAAGTGATTGGAATGCTGAAAACTTATTTACAGGATGGGCAGACGTTGATTTATCTGATCAAGGTAAAAAAGAAGCGATCACTTCTGGAAAAAAATTAAAAGAACAACAAATTGATATAGATATTGTTTATACATCATTATTAAGAAGAGCGATTAATACGACATATCATTTGTTATCTCAATCAGACCAATTATTTATACCAGTTCATAAAACATGGCGTTTGAATGAACGACATTATGGTGGGCTACAAGGTTTAAATAAAGATAATGCCCGTAAAGAATTTGGTGAAGAACAAGTACATTTATGGAGACGTTCATATGATATTGCTCCTCCCAAACAGAGTGAGGAACAAAGACAAGGGTATTTAGATGATAGAAAGTACGAGCATTTAGATAGAAGAGTTATGCCTGAATCAGAAAGTTTAAAAGATACTTTAGAACGCGTTATACCGTATTGGAACGATCAAATTTCTCAACAGTTGTTAGATGGTAAAACCGTGCTAGTTTCTGCACATGGTAACTCATTACGTGCACTAATTAAGTACTTAGAAGATGTGTCTGATGAGGATATTGTTGGTTATGAAATCAAAACAGGTGCACCACTTATTTACGACTTAACTGATGACTTAAAAGTTACAAATAAATATTATTTATAA
- a CDS encoding MDR family MFS transporter has protein sequence MSHKNKLIMVITMLFGGFFGLLNETLLTTALPSIMKDFKIEYTQVQWLTTAFLLMNGIVIPLSAMIIQRYTTRQVFMSAIAIFFIGTIIAGFSPNFTVLLIGRIVQAMGSGIMMPLMMTTILDVFEPHERGKYMGTFGLVIGLAPAIGPTLSGYLVEYFDWRSLFHVVAPIAALTFVASLKFVQNVGTNRKTPIDVLSVTLSILGFGGLLYGTSSISRDGWDNPVVLTTVIGGIILVALFIIRQTKLPMPLLDFRVFKNKEFAVGIIIMAFTMISMIGSETILPMFVQNIMKESALQSGLILLPGAIVMAIMSIISGFLYEKFGAKILGIIGMLIVVITTSFFIVMNAETSTGLLATIYAIRMVGIALGLMPLMTHTMNQLTREMNAHGSSMTNTVQQIAASIGTAALITIMSQVAKSFKPDMSDYKGMNQKEMGIKIQHDALLSGYHGAFWFAVSISAISLLCVFMLKSKRKQTIEKA, from the coding sequence ATGTCACATAAAAATAAATTAATCATGGTTATAACTATGTTGTTTGGTGGCTTCTTTGGTTTATTAAACGAGACGTTACTCACAACAGCATTACCGAGCATTATGAAAGACTTCAAGATAGAATACACGCAAGTACAATGGTTAACAACGGCATTTTTATTAATGAATGGAATAGTCATCCCATTATCAGCAATGATTATTCAACGCTATACAACAAGACAAGTCTTTATGAGTGCCATTGCTATATTCTTTATTGGTACAATTATCGCTGGATTTAGTCCAAACTTTACTGTTCTTTTAATAGGAAGAATAGTTCAAGCCATGGGTTCTGGAATTATGATGCCATTAATGATGACAACGATACTAGATGTATTTGAACCACATGAACGTGGTAAGTACATGGGAACATTTGGTTTAGTTATTGGCTTAGCACCAGCTATCGGACCTACACTGTCAGGCTATTTAGTAGAATATTTTGATTGGAGATCATTATTCCATGTTGTGGCACCAATTGCAGCGTTAACTTTTGTTGCTTCACTTAAATTTGTGCAGAACGTAGGTACAAATAGAAAGACGCCTATAGATGTTTTATCAGTAACATTATCTATCCTTGGCTTCGGTGGTTTATTATATGGTACAAGCTCAATTTCACGAGACGGATGGGATAATCCTGTTGTTTTAACAACAGTAATTGGCGGTATTATTTTAGTTGCCTTATTTATTATTAGACAAACGAAACTGCCAATGCCATTACTAGATTTTAGAGTATTTAAAAATAAAGAGTTCGCAGTAGGTATTATCATTATGGCATTTACTATGATATCTATGATTGGTTCTGAAACAATATTGCCTATGTTTGTACAAAACATTATGAAAGAGTCAGCATTACAATCAGGTTTAATCTTATTACCTGGTGCAATCGTTATGGCGATTATGTCGATAATTTCAGGCTTTTTATATGAAAAATTTGGAGCTAAAATACTTGGCATTATAGGTATGCTCATTGTCGTTATCACAACTAGCTTTTTCATAGTCATGAATGCTGAAACATCAACTGGCCTCTTAGCTACTATTTATGCAATTAGAATGGTTGGTATAGCTTTAGGATTGATGCCATTAATGACACATACAATGAATCAACTGACTCGCGAAATGAATGCCCACGGTTCTTCAATGACCAACACGGTTCAGCAAATTGCGGCTTCAATTGGTACTGCAGCTCTAATTACAATTATGAGTCAAGTTGCAAAATCATTTAAACCAGACATGAGTGATTATAAAGGAATGAATCAAAAAGAAATGGGTATTAAAATACAACATGATGCTTTACTAAGTGGTTATCATGGTGCATTTTGGTTTGCCGTTTCTATTTCAGCAATTAGCTTACTATGTGTCTTTATGTTAAAAAGCAAACGCAAGCAAACGATAGAAAAGGCGTAA
- a CDS encoding C39 family peptidase, translated as MMRKLLNVKPLSQLCPIPIIMGCEGVCASMILRHNHTNIAPLKLMRHWPKHDNNPHKGYVGHHFSIKLGHHQTIFPSAIVPYLKHYNPNIIDSTGKSLTELTKVIDQGQPVVIYHTVLGQKPVSRVFKFDNIPTKLVSNIHTTVLVGYDEANYYYIDPLWLNVFQKIYLPAIVPTRRQILKISKDKMETSYNAPGKMSFYLKNY; from the coding sequence ATTATGCGAAAATTGCTCAATGTCAAACCACTAAGTCAATTATGTCCTATTCCGATTATAATGGGGTGTGAAGGTGTGTGTGCCTCAATGATATTAAGACATAACCATACCAATATTGCACCTTTGAAATTAATGCGCCATTGGCCTAAACATGATAACAATCCACACAAAGGTTATGTCGGCCATCATTTTTCCATCAAATTAGGCCATCATCAAACAATATTTCCAAGTGCTATCGTACCCTACTTAAAGCATTACAATCCTAACATCATAGATAGTACAGGTAAATCTTTAACTGAATTAACAAAAGTTATAGATCAAGGCCAACCTGTTGTCATATATCATACGGTTTTAGGTCAAAAGCCAGTGTCACGCGTATTTAAATTTGATAATATTCCAACCAAATTAGTTTCCAATATTCATACAACAGTTTTAGTAGGTTATGATGAGGCAAACTACTATTATATCGATCCACTGTGGTTAAATGTTTTCCAAAAGATTTATCTTCCCGCCATCGTACCAACACGCCGTCAAATATTAAAAATAAGCAAAGATAAAATGGAAACGAGTTATAATGCGCCTGGTAAAATGAGTTTTTATCTAAAAAATTATTAA
- a CDS encoding multidrug effflux MFS transporter: MDTQNKSPLPLMIIIVLGIMTTYGPLTIDMYASSLPHVLKDFGSTTSHVQLTMSFAMIGLALGQFTFGPLSDAFGRKKIALIIISIYTVASLVAIFTTTLPFFLALRFIQGLTGGGAIVIAKASVGDNYEGPSLAKALASLLVVNGIITILAPPLGGYALSLAGWRAVFVALTIISFIILLLAIFKMKETRTHHTAQLNFTEIFKDFGALLKQKTFIIPMLLQGLTYVMLFSFASAGPFITQKIYSLSPQELGIIFSINSIGLIIMSQVTAKLVEYISRFSLLILLTLIQIVGVVVIFVGLSLHLPIWVLIVGFFLNVCPVTGIGPLSFALAMESRTGGSGNASSLLGLFQFILGGIMSPLVGIQGQYSFIPYVSVLIITTVIIIMLEILLKYNLRSTKKEH, translated from the coding sequence ATGGACACACAGAATAAAAGTCCCTTACCTTTAATGATTATTATTGTACTAGGTATTATGACCACTTATGGTCCCTTAACTATAGATATGTATGCCTCTTCATTACCTCACGTCCTTAAAGATTTTGGTTCTACAACATCGCACGTTCAGCTTACGATGTCGTTTGCAATGATAGGTTTAGCTTTAGGGCAATTTACCTTCGGACCATTATCAGATGCATTTGGGCGTAAAAAAATTGCACTAATTATCATTAGTATTTATACCGTGGCATCACTTGTAGCTATCTTTACAACTACATTGCCATTTTTCTTAGCTTTACGCTTTATACAAGGATTAACTGGTGGTGGAGCAATTGTTATTGCTAAAGCTTCCGTAGGTGATAATTACGAAGGACCCTCGCTTGCAAAAGCATTAGCTTCATTGCTTGTAGTTAATGGTATCATTACTATTTTAGCTCCACCACTTGGCGGTTATGCGTTAAGTTTAGCTGGTTGGAGAGCGGTATTCGTAGCATTAACAATTATTAGTTTTATTATTTTATTATTAGCAATATTCAAGATGAAAGAAACACGTACACATCACACTGCGCAATTGAATTTCACAGAAATATTTAAAGACTTTGGCGCCTTATTAAAACAAAAGACATTTATTATTCCTATGTTGTTACAAGGTTTAACGTATGTCATGCTATTTAGTTTTGCCTCTGCAGGTCCCTTTATTACGCAAAAAATTTATAGCTTATCGCCACAAGAATTAGGTATTATTTTCTCAATCAATAGTATCGGGTTAATTATAATGAGTCAGGTTACGGCTAAACTAGTCGAATACATTAGCCGCTTTAGCTTATTAATTTTACTAACACTTATTCAAATTGTTGGTGTCGTTGTTATCTTTGTAGGATTATCCTTACATCTCCCTATCTGGGTCTTAATTGTTGGCTTCTTTTTAAACGTATGTCCTGTCACAGGTATTGGGCCTTTGAGTTTCGCATTAGCTATGGAATCACGTACAGGTGGCAGTGGTAATGCTTCAAGCCTATTAGGACTGTTCCAATTCATACTTGGTGGAATAATGTCACCTTTAGTTGGTATACAAGGACAATACAGTTTTATACCATACGTTAGTGTATTAATAATCACAACTGTTATTATAATTATGTTGGAAATCTTACTAAAATATAACTTACGTTCAACAAAAAAAGAACATTAA
- a CDS encoding ASCH domain-containing protein translates to MEHHMKLNNEPFQQIKNGSKTIEIRLHDEKRQQVRANDIIIFSHIEDKNKTIKVKVKETVEFPSFQALLKHYTNEEIGADEDTQLSQNLASLYNIYNQRDELEYGVLAINIRLIK, encoded by the coding sequence ATGGAACATCATATGAAGTTAAACAATGAACCGTTTCAACAAATTAAAAATGGGTCGAAAACGATTGAAATAAGATTGCATGATGAAAAAAGACAACAAGTTCGTGCAAATGATATTATTATTTTTTCTCATATAGAAGATAAAAATAAAACGATTAAAGTTAAAGTGAAAGAAACTGTTGAATTTCCATCATTTCAAGCTTTGTTAAAGCATTACACTAATGAAGAAATAGGTGCTGACGAGGATACGCAATTATCGCAAAACCTTGCTTCTTTATACAATATATATAACCAAAGAGATGAATTGGAATATGGCGTACTTGCAATTAACATTAGATTAATTAAATGA
- a CDS encoding DNA-binding protein produces the protein MSIPLPKIGKPATNALMNKDIVTLEDVAQYDKQTLASFHGVGPKAMKILEENLEMHALTFNDKQSIKLPFKLNGDLECDHAPKRRLMLDFLIATATLDDNLLNEIVRDDFMWIVPGAFTITDKNKFLEELSEHASPIESMTVTYNISHGKTGAINGYQVMKDGSKVYFADFMEFESHKRDAKIIAVTSYVIMNEGDS, from the coding sequence ATGAGTATACCGTTACCCAAAATAGGCAAACCTGCAACTAATGCGCTAATGAATAAAGATATTGTTACGTTAGAGGATGTGGCTCAGTATGATAAGCAGACATTAGCTTCCTTTCATGGTGTAGGGCCAAAAGCAATGAAAATTCTGGAAGAAAATCTTGAGATGCATGCATTAACTTTCAACGATAAACAATCGATCAAATTGCCATTTAAATTAAACGGTGATCTTGAATGTGATCACGCACCCAAAAGACGGTTAATGTTAGATTTTTTAATTGCAACAGCAACGCTGGATGATAATTTATTAAATGAAATTGTGCGTGACGATTTTATGTGGATCGTACCCGGTGCATTTACAATTACAGATAAAAATAAGTTTTTGGAAGAATTAAGCGAACACGCGTCACCGATAGAGTCAATGACAGTGACATATAATATTAGTCATGGTAAAACGGGAGCAATCAATGGTTATCAAGTAATGAAGGATGGCAGTAAAGTTTATTTTGCAGATTTTATGGAATTTGAAAGTCATAAAAGAGATGCTAAAATTATAGCAGTTACATCCTATGTCATTATGAATGAAGGAGATTCTTAA
- a CDS encoding metallophosphoesterase, producing MKIGVIADLHIDRGNKYSPEDFEFYVIKTAQNKNIELLLIAGDISNNYQMTAGYIKKLKQSLNIPVLFIPGNHDFWTDNTDLASLEILDFYLNMDECLINKPYEINDEWAIVGNTAWYDYSYGDNKFSEERLAQRKYYGATWQDKEKIDWPLNDQSMSDLALKQTEKDLAKVKDKKIILMTHIVTHSQFVVPTPHRIFDYFNAFIGTSKFDRLYNTYPIKYSIMGHVHFRKSIEEAGITYICPCLGYERQWRTKDLQTELENTLVTLTV from the coding sequence ATGAAAATAGGTGTAATAGCTGATTTACATATTGATAGAGGAAATAAGTATTCACCTGAAGACTTTGAATTTTATGTGATAAAAACGGCTCAAAATAAAAATATAGAATTATTGCTGATAGCAGGTGATATTTCAAATAATTATCAAATGACTGCGGGCTATATAAAAAAACTTAAGCAGTCACTAAACATTCCTGTATTATTTATTCCTGGTAATCATGATTTTTGGACGGATAATACTGATCTAGCATCTTTAGAAATTCTAGATTTTTATTTGAACATGGATGAATGTTTAATTAATAAACCATACGAGATCAACGATGAATGGGCGATTGTAGGTAATACGGCTTGGTATGATTATAGCTATGGTGATAATAAATTTTCTGAAGAACGCTTAGCGCAACGTAAATATTACGGAGCTACGTGGCAAGACAAAGAAAAAATCGATTGGCCGTTGAATGACCAATCGATGTCCGATTTAGCGTTAAAACAAACCGAAAAAGATTTAGCTAAGGTAAAAGATAAAAAAATAATATTAATGACGCATATTGTTACGCATAGTCAATTTGTTGTACCAACGCCTCATCGTATATTTGACTACTTTAACGCTTTTATAGGGACATCGAAGTTTGATAGGTTATATAACACATATCCTATCAAATACAGCATCATGGGCCATGTCCATTTTCGTAAAAGTATAGAAGAAGCGGGTATTACTTATATTTGTCCTTGTCTCGGTTATGAACGACAATGGCGTACAAAGGATTTACAGACCGAACTTGAAAATACGTTAGTGACCCTTACAGTTTAA
- a CDS encoding cation diffusion facilitator family transporter, with the protein MNQSNNLKIAQRGAYLSLIVYIVLSIVKFVIGTLYHSAAVRADSLNNMTDIIVSLAVIVGLKISIKPADSNHPYGHLKSENISTLLVSFIIMFVGIQVVVENLPRIFTNENATPNVITIYVSIVSGFIMLGVYVINHKLATSTSSSSLKSAAKDNLSDALVSIGTAIGLVFTQFGLPIVDIILATLLGLLIIYTGFGIFKESIFALSDGFNEHELEAYKNYVQEVEDVIDVQSIKGRYYGSSVFVDVTIIVASDLTLEEAHQICDDVEQHMHAKGISSVYVHPEPYSIQ; encoded by the coding sequence ATGAATCAAAGTAATAATTTAAAAATAGCACAGAGAGGTGCTTATTTAAGTTTAATAGTCTATATTGTATTATCTATAGTTAAATTTGTAATAGGTACGCTTTACCATTCGGCAGCGGTAAGAGCGGATAGTCTGAACAATATGACGGATATCATCGTGTCATTAGCAGTAATAGTGGGATTGAAAATCTCAATTAAACCTGCAGACAGTAATCACCCATATGGTCATTTAAAATCGGAAAATATTTCTACATTATTAGTATCATTTATTATTATGTTTGTTGGTATTCAAGTTGTTGTCGAAAATTTACCTCGTATATTTACCAACGAAAATGCAACGCCTAATGTAATTACAATTTACGTCAGCATCGTCAGTGGTTTCATAATGCTTGGCGTATATGTTATTAATCATAAATTAGCCACTAGTACATCCAGTAGCTCACTAAAGTCTGCAGCAAAAGATAACTTGTCAGATGCACTTGTCAGTATTGGTACAGCAATTGGCTTAGTATTTACCCAATTTGGTTTACCGATAGTCGATATCATTTTAGCCACATTATTAGGATTATTAATTATCTATACTGGTTTTGGCATTTTTAAAGAATCTATTTTTGCCTTAAGTGATGGATTTAATGAACATGAATTAGAAGCATATAAAAATTATGTGCAAGAAGTGGAGGACGTTATAGACGTTCAATCAATTAAAGGTAGATATTATGGTAGCAGTGTATTTGTGGATGTGACTATTATTGTTGCTTCTGATTTAACTTTAGAAGAGGCGCATCAAATATGTGATGATGTCGAACAACATATGCATGCTAAAGGCATTTCTTCAGTTTATGTACATCCTGAACCGTATTCTATACAATAG
- a CDS encoding glycerate kinase: MTNIKKIVIAPDSFKESMAAIEVADAIERGFAKVFPNTTVYDKIPMADGGEGTTEALVNALNASYRKVSVKNPINKTITASYGYAYETNTAIIDMASASGLDLIAEEDKNPLITTSYGTGQLINDAIEQGAQHIILGIGGSATNDGGVGMLSALGCKFLDSDNQTLKAGGAALAKLSHIDMSNLNPKLKDTTIEVACDVTNPLLGKYGASEIYGRQKGATEDMIKQLDAALTRYHDVIEQQLNVSVKDIEGAGAAGGLGTGLLAFLNANLAKGIDIVLKETQFTQRVKDADLVITGEGKMDHQTIYGKTPIGVSHAAQRFNVPVIAIAGSLGEGYQAVYEHGISSVFSILQQPCSLSDALENGRQYMEQTAENIARLLLIDKNHNN; encoded by the coding sequence ATGACAAACATTAAAAAAATAGTTATCGCACCCGATTCTTTTAAAGAAAGTATGGCTGCAATTGAAGTCGCTGATGCAATTGAAAGAGGTTTTGCTAAGGTTTTTCCTAACACAACAGTGTACGATAAAATCCCTATGGCTGATGGAGGTGAAGGCACTACTGAAGCTTTAGTTAATGCTTTAAATGCCAGTTACCGTAAAGTCTCTGTAAAAAATCCTATTAACAAAACGATAACCGCTTCATATGGTTATGCTTATGAAACAAATACTGCAATTATTGACATGGCAAGTGCTTCTGGACTTGATTTAATTGCCGAAGAGGATAAAAATCCGTTAATTACAACGAGTTATGGTACTGGCCAACTTATTAATGATGCAATCGAACAAGGTGCTCAGCATATCATTTTAGGCATCGGTGGTAGTGCTACAAATGATGGTGGCGTAGGTATGTTAAGTGCATTAGGTTGTAAATTTTTAGATAGTGACAATCAAACGCTCAAAGCTGGTGGCGCTGCTTTAGCTAAGCTATCGCATATTGATATGAGCAACCTTAATCCAAAGCTTAAGGACACAACAATCGAAGTAGCATGTGACGTGACCAACCCCTTATTAGGTAAATATGGTGCTAGTGAAATATATGGCAGGCAAAAAGGTGCGACGGAAGATATGATAAAGCAATTAGACGCTGCATTGACACGTTATCATGATGTGATTGAGCAACAACTTAACGTATCTGTAAAAGATATAGAAGGCGCTGGTGCAGCAGGTGGATTGGGAACTGGTTTATTAGCATTTTTAAATGCCAATTTAGCTAAAGGTATCGATATTGTCTTAAAAGAAACTCAATTTACACAACGCGTAAAAGACGCTGACTTAGTCATTACTGGCGAAGGTAAAATGGATCATCAAACAATTTATGGTAAAACGCCAATTGGTGTGTCTCACGCTGCACAACGCTTCAATGTACCAGTCATAGCAATTGCTGGTAGTCTTGGAGAAGGATATCAAGCAGTATATGAACATGGCATTTCATCTGTATTTAGCATTCTACAACAACCTTGCTCGTTAAGTGATGCATTAGAAAATGGTCGTCAATATATGGAGCAAACGGCTGAAAATATTGCTCGGTTATTATTAATAGACAAAAATCATAATAATTAG
- a CDS encoding GtrA family protein: MKITQTQYEVIKFIIVGGINTLNYYIIYLLLLKLLGVNYLVSHITGFIVAFIISYYLNCYFVYKVQPTWKKFIQFPITQVINMGMQTGLLYVFVHWLHISSVIAPFIGLVVTIPITFVLSKYILKDD; the protein is encoded by the coding sequence ATGAAAATAACTCAAACACAATATGAAGTTATTAAATTTATAATAGTAGGTGGTATCAACACTTTAAATTACTATATTATTTATTTATTACTATTGAAATTATTAGGCGTGAATTATTTAGTTAGTCATATTACAGGTTTTATTGTGGCTTTCATTATTTCTTATTATTTAAATTGCTACTTTGTCTATAAAGTACAACCTACATGGAAAAAGTTTATTCAATTTCCTATAACACAAGTAATTAATATGGGGATGCAAACTGGGCTACTCTATGTATTTGTTCATTGGTTACATATTTCTTCTGTAATCGCGCCATTTATTGGTTTAGTTGTTACGATTCCAATAACTTTTGTACTATCTAAATATATATTGAAAGATGATTAA